Below is a genomic region from Trichoderma asperellum chromosome 2, complete sequence.
GATTGTGGGGGCGGCGTCATCGTTGCTTGGAGAGATGGCGAGGGAGAGGGGCTTGCCGGGGAGTTGGATGATGCCGGGGCAGTGGAGCTCGTTGTTTTCGAGCAGCTTCCATGAGAAGATGGCTTTGATGCTGTGGAATGTTGGTTAGCGATACCTTGGGATCTCATGAGTGAAAGGACTTACTCTTCGCAAATGGCTAGTATATATGTGAGCGGCCCATCTTCAGAGGGGTAAGTCAGAGTATAGATGCTTGAGACGGCAACAGCTGTAGTCTCAGGGGCGATTTCTTGGGCGAGGGATAAGACGCTTGTCTTAAAGAGCTGCTTTCCGGCGAGCCAGTCCCAAACAAAGATGTATTCGTCACCGCCGCCAGAGACAAGGATGTCTTTGTTGCTGGGGGGAATGACCATGTCACTGATGAACTCCTTGTGCCCGAAACAGAAATTTTCGATAATATGTGCGTGGGGGATGTAGCGAGACACTCTGATGTGCTCATCTCTATCAGCAGTGAGGATATACTTGCGTCCTTCCTTCTCTCCGAGAACCAGGGCCGTTAGCATAGAGACGTGTCCGAGTAGCAGATTGAGTTCGAAGCCCGGTCCatcggcagcggcagcgtcTTTGGATTCGTTGAGAAGTTCAGCTTGCTTAATCTGGTTGAGAAGGGCGATTCGATTGCCCTTGGAGTGAACCGTGAGCGGGTTTGCAGTGGGCTTGAATGCCTTTTTGGTTGGCATCGGTAGGGCTGATAGTGACGCGGAGGTTTTTGATCCATCAGCTGGGATGACTAAAGGCAAGGCGTAGACATCGCCAAACTTGTCTGCGCAGATGATTTGTGAATCAGGTCCAATGGCGACTGCACTTGGTCGTTTAGGCATAGTTCTATGTATACAAGATTTAGCACGTGTCGCCTTCTCAAGGtgaataatagtaataataggCGCTCATACCTCTGACTGAGTTCCTCGATTTGACCATTTCCATCATGTGTAAAGACCCAAACGACCTTGTCATGTCCACTTACGGCCAGCAGGTGGCTTCCATCAGGTGAAGTCGTCAGATGCGTGATCACGGGCCGGTCAGGTACACGAGCGAAACGGGTTTTGCCATTGTCAATGTCCTTCCCAGCCTTgcctttgcccttcttccctCTGCCATCGAAATGGCCGGATCGTGGCTTATCGTCTTGGGCTGCTGTGGGTGTAgatgcctcagcctcagctgtCACTGCGGCGGTCTCATTCTCACCACCCAGCTTCTGTCGTTTGGCTGGCGGACCGTCACTTTCAGTTGCCGGGGTGTTTGCCTCTGCTTCTAGGGCAGCTtcagccttggcctcgttGATGGCCTTTATTGAGTCGGCAACCTTATCGACGTCAGGGTGTTTCCATGATGAGATGTGGGTGCCGTCTGTGAGATTGAAGGTATGAATTGCGCCTCCACGAGCGGCAAAGAGGATTTGCCCTCGAACATGGACCTTGTTATAAGGAATCTTCatggtttataaaataactaggCTTTGGCCTACTCCTAAGAATTGGGGGATCAAGGGAATGAAGTCCAATTGGAGCTTAAA
It encodes:
- a CDS encoding uncharacterized protein (BUSCO:EOG092D2O0K) — encoded protein: MKIPYNKVHVRGQILFAARGGAIHTFNLTDGTHISSWKHPDVDKVADSIKAINEAKAEAALEAEANTPATESDGPPAKRQKLGGENETAAVTAEAEASTPTAAQDDKPRSGHFDGRGKKGKGKAGKDIDNGKTRFARVPDRPVITHLTTSPDGSHLLAVSGHDKVVWVFTHDGNGQIEELSQRTMPKRPSAVAIGPDSQIICADKFGDVYALPLVIPADGSKTSASLSALPMPTKKAFKPTANPLTVHSKGNRIALLNQIKQAELLNESKDAAAADGPGFELNLLLGHVSMLTALVLGEKEGRKYILTADRDEHIRVSRYIPHAHIIENFCFGHKEFISDMVIPPSNKDILVSGGGDEYIFVWDWLAGKQLFKTSVLSLAQEIAPETTAVAVSSIYTLTYPSEDGPLTYILAICEDIKAIFSWKLLENNELHCPGIIQLPGKPLSLAISPSNDDAAPTIIAAIDPDAETKAQSLHAFRLTINHGRLAVDVETSFKDKAVEANESDISEEEVRSLLYTVESLRKVVTNAEFEEAGSEVPQANTDSDMAADTGDTEE
- a CDS encoding uncharacterized protein (BUSCO:EOG092D2O0K) → MKIPYNKVHVRGQILFAARGGAIHTFNLTDGTHISSWKHPDVDKVADSIKAINEAKAEAALEAEANTPATESDGPPAKRQKLGGENETAAVTAEAEASTPTAAQDDKPRSGHFDGRGKKGKGKAGKDIDNGKTRFARVPDRPVITHLTTSPDGSHLLAVSGHDKVVWVFTHDGNGQIEELSQRTMPKRPSAVAIGPDSQIICADKFGDVYALPLVIPADGSKTSASLSALPMPTKKAFKPTANPLTVHSKGNRIALLNQIKQAELLNESKDAAAADGPGFELNLLLGHVSMLTALVLGEKEGRKYILTADRDEHIRVSRYIPHAHIIENFCFGHKEFISDMVIPPSNKDILVSGGGDEYIFVWDWLAGKQLFKTSVLSLAQEIAPETTAVAVSSIYTLTYPSEDGPLTYILAICEE